One window from the genome of Salmo salar chromosome ssa25, Ssal_v3.1, whole genome shotgun sequence encodes:
- the LOC106586722 gene encoding nuclear receptor subfamily 0 group B member 1: MATLEGCHCQGAGGQNNNNSILYNILKNDSLTTTEEPTSQPQHTQQHQDLKVSSCSSSSRFELRQQQACSCGSLLRRGSLRSPQVTCKAASTVLMKTLRFVKNVPCFRELPEDDQLLLVRNGWVPLLVLGLAQDRVDFETTETAEPSMLQRILTGGCVSQGSLMDRQVEPEQSAGTPGVSLADIQGIKAFLKKCWGLDISTKEYAYLKGAVLFNSDLPGLCYLNYIQSLRREAHQALNEYVKLIHRDDATRFAKLLIALAMLRAISPPVVAQLFFKPIIGAVNMEEVLLEMFYGK, translated from the exons ATGGCCACTCTGGAGGGCTGTCACTGTCAGGGTGCCGGCGGGCAAAACAATAACAACAGCATCCTGTACAACATACTGAAGAACGACAGCCTCACGACCACCGAGGAACCAACATCACAACCACAACACACCCAGCAGCACCAAGACCTCAAggtctcctcctgttcctcttcttCGAGGTTCGAGCTTAGGCAGCAACAGGCTTGCTCTTGCGGTTCCTTGCTGCGACGGGGTTCTCTCCGGTCCCCCCAGGTGACCTGCAAAGCCGCATCTACGGTCCTCATGAAGACTCTGCGATTTGTAAAGAATGTGCCGTGTTTCCGCGAGCTTCCCGAGGATGACCAGCTGCTGCTCGTTCGGAACGGCTGGGTGCCGCTGCTTGTGCTGGGCCTCGCGCAGGACCGGGTGGACTTCGAGACCACGGAGACCGCGGAACCTAGCATGTTGCAGCGGATCCTGACCGGTGGCTGTGTCAGCCAAGGCAGCTTAATGGACAGACAGGTTGAGCCGGAGCAGAGCGCGGGAACACCCGGGGTCTCTCTCGCGGATATCCAGGGCATCAAAGCGTTCCTGaaaaagtgttggggtttagacaTCAGTACCAAGGAATATGCCTACCTCAAAGGAGCCGTGCTCTTCAACTCAG aTCTCCCTGGTCTGTGCTACCTCAACTACATCCAGTCACTGCGGCGCGAGGCCCACCAGGCTCTCAACGAGTATGTGAAGCTGATCCACCGGGACGACGCCACGCGCTTTGCCAAGCTGCTCATCGCCCTGGCAATGCTGAGGGCCATCAGCCCCCCAGTGGTGGCACAGCTCTTCTTTAAGCCCATCATTGGAGCCGTCAATATGGAGGAGGTCCTGCTGGAGATGTTCTATGGGAAGTAG